One stretch of Sinomonas terrae DNA includes these proteins:
- a CDS encoding DUF6541 family protein, with protein sequence MLLSVGPGLVVALFGGFRSYAAVGVSPLLSAVLIAASAVVAPWVRLRWGVVPLLVATVCAALVVWGIRMACRKFDRPRAPWQGGGARRRADRLRPAVGAVRLEHAERRRIVRRPPVTPTVFRLPTSWATLAGLMVSAAILCWRLTSIFRSPEYVSQTADNVFHLNAVRFIIETGNGSSLALGAAGGSSPSLYPGGWHDFVALVVQTTGTSIPVAVSAANLVIGVVLWPLSVVFAARVLFGHARIVDLSAAVLACCFSAFPYLLVDWGVLYPNYYGMAVLPALVGLGALVARLPQFRLELSGSIASAFAVSCLGLMIVHPNTVLTAGVVIVPLWVARLAGRISARSPLSRLSPRRRLVSVVALVAVLILSVVVWIELRPFPLNRFDITWPPYETPAQALGEFFLTTHSGWPAGYATSVFFIVGLFLAAKRRGWRWLVVSSTIWAVLLVSVAGYPSSYLRGFLDGGWYTDFKRIAAGAAVMALFVGVAAFKTLHSFVKIQLRRRGSLKPRALTSLVSILGILVLLVVACVAQTTNIPQAAAHAETNYSLGPGSPIMSADELALYKTINSIVPSGAMIAGNPWDGSAWAYFVSGRQVLFPHVLTPWTPDRSVVAKMLNQASDNPLVCSAVRRLNLRYALTSDELIYLPGNPGTLQFPGMAGLELAKGFQLVASVGENRLYKITACW encoded by the coding sequence ATGCTGCTTTCTGTTGGACCCGGTCTCGTCGTAGCCCTTTTCGGAGGGTTCCGTAGCTATGCGGCTGTGGGAGTGTCCCCGCTCCTGAGCGCGGTTCTGATCGCTGCTTCTGCTGTTGTCGCCCCATGGGTGCGTCTGCGGTGGGGCGTTGTTCCACTTCTTGTAGCTACAGTCTGTGCGGCATTGGTTGTGTGGGGCATCCGCATGGCTTGTCGAAAGTTTGATCGACCTCGCGCCCCTTGGCAAGGTGGAGGAGCGCGGCGACGGGCTGATCGCCTGCGGCCCGCGGTGGGCGCTGTTCGGTTGGAACATGCAGAGCGGCGTCGCATCGTGCGCCGACCGCCCGTGACGCCTACCGTGTTTCGTCTGCCTACGAGTTGGGCGACGCTCGCTGGGCTGATGGTGAGCGCAGCCATCCTCTGCTGGAGACTGACATCTATTTTCCGGTCTCCCGAGTACGTCTCCCAGACCGCAGACAACGTGTTCCATCTCAATGCGGTTCGCTTCATCATCGAGACCGGGAACGGCTCGTCGCTCGCACTCGGGGCGGCAGGCGGGTCGTCGCCTTCGCTGTACCCCGGCGGTTGGCATGATTTCGTCGCTTTGGTGGTTCAAACCACGGGAACGTCCATTCCCGTGGCGGTGTCTGCCGCCAATCTGGTCATCGGGGTAGTCCTGTGGCCGCTCTCGGTTGTCTTTGCAGCCCGCGTCCTTTTTGGGCATGCGAGGATTGTGGACCTTTCGGCTGCCGTGCTTGCCTGCTGCTTCAGCGCGTTCCCTTATCTGCTCGTAGACTGGGGCGTCCTCTATCCCAACTACTACGGGATGGCCGTGCTCCCTGCGCTTGTCGGGTTAGGGGCACTCGTCGCTAGACTTCCGCAATTCCGCCTTGAACTCTCTGGGTCAATTGCTAGCGCGTTCGCCGTCAGTTGTCTGGGCCTCATGATCGTTCATCCGAATACGGTGCTTACGGCTGGAGTCGTAATTGTGCCCCTGTGGGTCGCTCGACTCGCTGGGCGGATCTCGGCGCGGAGTCCATTGTCTCGCCTCTCCCCGCGCCGGCGACTGGTTTCCGTTGTAGCCCTTGTAGCAGTGCTCATCCTCTCGGTGGTGGTCTGGATTGAACTTCGGCCTTTCCCGTTAAACAGATTCGACATCACTTGGCCGCCCTACGAGACGCCGGCACAGGCCTTAGGCGAGTTCTTCCTGACTACTCACAGCGGCTGGCCTGCTGGTTACGCGACTTCTGTCTTCTTCATTGTTGGGCTTTTCCTAGCTGCAAAGAGGAGAGGCTGGCGCTGGCTCGTCGTCTCCTCGACGATCTGGGCTGTCCTTCTGGTCTCAGTGGCGGGATATCCGAGTTCATATCTTCGCGGATTCTTAGACGGGGGTTGGTACACCGACTTCAAACGCATCGCTGCTGGGGCCGCCGTGATGGCCTTGTTCGTCGGCGTTGCTGCTTTCAAGACCCTCCACTCCTTCGTCAAAATCCAGTTGCGGCGGAGAGGAAGTTTGAAACCAAGAGCTCTCACGTCGCTTGTGTCGATCCTCGGGATCCTTGTCCTCCTAGTTGTCGCTTGTGTTGCACAGACGACGAACATTCCCCAGGCGGCGGCTCACGCCGAGACGAACTACAGCCTTGGCCCCGGTTCCCCAATCATGTCTGCGGACGAACTGGCCCTCTACAAGACGATCAACAGCATTGTTCCGTCCGGCGCGATGATCGCTGGCAATCCTTGGGACGGGAGTGCATGGGCGTATTTCGTGTCCGGGCGCCAGGTTCTCTTCCCGCATGTTCTGACCCCGTGGACCCCCGACCGCTCGGTTGTGGCCAAGATGCTCAACCAGGCTTCTGATAACCCGCTCGTGTGTAGCGCAGTGCGACGGCTCAACCTGCGATATGCCCTGACGTCCGACGAGCTCATCTACCTTCCGGGAAACCCCGGAACGTTGCAATTCCCTGGCATGGCTGGGCTCGAGTTGGCAAAGGGATTCCAGCTCGTGGCCTCAGTCGGCGAGAACCGCCTTTATAAGATCACCGCGTGCTGGTGA